A single window of Anomaloglossus baeobatrachus isolate aAnoBae1 chromosome 5, aAnoBae1.hap1, whole genome shotgun sequence DNA harbors:
- the LOC142312602 gene encoding olfactory receptor 5AR1-like — protein MEAINFTIDDFVLLGFHELPDFQLVFFFIFLIIYVATLVGNLLTIGLFCFDHHFHSPMYILLCNMSVLDMSFTSMVLPKLLDIFLTGNNVISYHGCMTQVFFFVVLMVSEYLILAVMAYDRYVAICHPLRYSYFMSLQVCFWMALISWSIGVLDGILYAFLISSCNFCRSNEVDHLFCDMKPLMMLSCSDTHTIEMVILGPSAIIGFVPSVMTLVSYIYIISTILKIHSKEGRHKTFSTCSSHLTVILLFYGTVLGMYMRPKSSYSMDQDKVFAVLYAGVIPMLNPLIYSLKNQEVKKALWRIYKKTI, from the coding sequence ATGGAGGCAATAAACTTTACCATTGATGACTTTGTTCTCCTCGGCTTCCATGAGCTTCCAGACTTCCAGCTGGTTTTCTTTTTCATATTTCTGATCATTTATGTTGCAACTTTGGTAGGAAATTTATTAACAATTGGTCTGTTTTGTTTTGATCATCATTTCCACAGTcccatgtatatactgctgtgtaacaTGTCTGTATTGGATATGTCCTTCACCTCAATGGTTCTACCAAAGTTATTGGACATCTTTCTAACTGGGAACAATGTCATCTCCTACCATGGTTGTATGACTCAGGTTTTCTTTTTTGTGGTGCTTATGGTGTCGGAGTACCTAATCTTGGCTGTCATGGCTTACGATCGATACGTGGCCATCTGTCATCCCTTACGTTACTCCTATTTCATGAGTCTGCAGGTCTGTTTCTGGATGGCATTGATATCGTGGAGTATCGGAGTCCTTGATGGAATTCTTTACGCCTTTCTAATATCTTCCTGTAACTTTTGTAGGTCAAATGAAGTGGACCATCTCTTCTGTGATATGAAGCCTCTAATGATGCTTTCTTGTAGTGACACACATACCATAGAAATGGTAATACTTGGCCCGAGTGCCATCATTGGCTTTGTCCCCTCAGTCATGACCTTGGTGTCCTACATCTATATCATCTCTACAATCTTGAAGATTCACTCTAAAGAAGGAAGACACAAAACCTTCTCCACCTGCTCCTCACACCTCACAGTCATCCTGTTGTTTTATGGAACGGTCCTCGGCATGTACATGAGGCCAAAGTCCAGCTACTCAATGGACCAGGACAAGGTGTTTGCCGTTTTGTATGCCGGAGTCATTCCAATGCTCAACCCTCTCATTTACAGCTTGAAAAATCAGGAGGTGAAGAAAGCTCTGTGGAGAATATACAAAAAAACTATATAA